TTGGCTCTCCTGGTGAGTTCTCAGCTGCGCGCCAGCCCAGTGCCCCTAAACCTCGCCTAGAAAGAATCTCTGCCTTTTAGTTTATTTACTTGGAAAATAACTTCCTCTTTCTCTTATGTAAACAAAATTTCAGGGAAGTGGCAAAGTGTCCTGGTGGAAGGGGGTCTGACAGTGAGCTATCAAGCGGCTTGTGAACAGGTGAATTTATAGCCTGGCATCCTGAATCCCTCCAGCTCGCCCCGAGAACTCGGCCAGGAAAGCAGGCTTGGGGCAGGAAACAAACGACACCCCCATTTCAAacaataacttttattttatacttctcTATACTTTGtagcaaatctttttttttttttgctgaatttaatttataataaatttttaaattacatctctctctttttaaaatcaaggcTCTTTTATGTCAAAATCTTTTTTAACTATATTTTAGATGAACATTTAACACCCCCCCCTTGTGATCTATACCGTTGGATATTCGGGTATTACTGTATGTGTAACAGCTAAAACAAGAGGGAAAATCAAGGCAGTGGACTTGGAAAGATGCACGAAGAAGAGCAGTAAAGCTTAACCGTTCAGTGACTTGAGCAGTGCCACCGCTGACAGCCTGAGCCTCTAACCCAAGGCTTCCTCaaccccttccccctctccctcctagCCTTGCAGCACAAGGCCAACAGTCTGTCCTCTCACTTTCCTCGAGAAGAAATGTGTGGTGGAAATGATCAAAACAAGATACTGTGTCGGAAAGACGTGAGCGTGAATTATTCCCCAGATGCTTCTCTCTTCAATTCACCCCCCCTGGCCTTCGCCTCTCCTCTTTCCTATTAGGAGGAGCACGTCATTTGTCATGTATTAACATGATTAATATAGTAGGTGGCCCAGGGCCGTTCCTGAGATTCTtgtgccaaaaaataaaaactaaataaatggggTGGGTTTGCCGTTTTCATATGTTGGTGTGAAGACGGACTGAAGCTGAGGTCCGATTTTGGCTGTGCTTGCTTGCTCACTGATTGGTAACATTTGGCAAAGAAAACACAAGGGATCAAACGAAATCGAAAAGAGAATCGGGATTTCCCACAATCCTATATGAGTGTTTTCAGCATCACAGAGAATCACAACGTCCCCAAAGAACGAATGAAATCTTCCTCTCGATTTCCGGGAGCATGGCGTGAGTGTGGGTGGGCGCGCGGGGGGAGCCGGCCCCGCGCTCAGAAGGGAAGCCAGGTCGCTAAAGCTGCCGAGAGAGACACCAGGAGCACGGGGAGCGCCGGGAGCAGGGACCCCGCCGCCCCGTTGCCACTGCCGCAGAGTTCGAATAAGCTGCCTTGGATGTTGAGATTTTTGGATTCTTTCCTCAGTTTATCCCACATATCTTTCGCCCCTTCCTGGCAATCCGTAAGGGCTGTGACCGTGCAGCTGTGGAAATCCTCCCAGTATCTGGCGaggaacagaacaaaacagaatcGGGTTCACTTTGGGAGCGGGGAGGGGGGGGACCCCGGCCTGCGCCCGCGCGCCGCCCCCTCCTGATCGCCTCTCCACCGCGGGACCTCGGCCCACCCCGGAGGCCGCTGTCCAAGGTGGCGGCCGCCCCTTCCCGGTCTGGTTCTGGCGCCCCGGGAG
This genomic window from Camelus bactrianus isolate YW-2024 breed Bactrian camel chromosome 20, ASM4877302v1, whole genome shotgun sequence contains:
- the NRN1 gene encoding neuritin; the protein is MGLKLNGRYISLILAVQIAYLVQAVRAAGKCDAVFKGFSDCLLKLGDSMANYPQGLDDKTNIKTVCTYWEDFHSCTVTALTDCQEGAKDMWDKLRKESKNLNIQGSLFELCGSGNGAAGSLLPALPVLLVSLSAALATWLPF